The Hemibagrus wyckioides isolate EC202008001 linkage group LG12, SWU_Hwy_1.0, whole genome shotgun sequence genome includes a window with the following:
- the LOC131362716 gene encoding myosin-9-like isoform X1, with translation MSAADKYLYVDRSVVNNPLAQADWASKKLVWVPSERLGFEAGSLREEHGDEVVVELADSGKKIRINKDDIQKMNPPKFNKVEDMAELTCLNEASVLHNLKERYYSGLIYTYSGLFCVVINPYKNLPIYSEEIVDMYKGKKRHEMPPHIYAITDTAYRSMMQDREDQSILCTGESGAGKTENTKKVIQYLAHVASSHKTKKDQSSSVLSHGELEKQLLQANPILEAFGNAKTVKNDNSSRFGKFIRINFDVNGYIVGANIETYLLEKSRAIRQAREERTFHVFYYMLTGAGDKLRNELCLEGYSKYRFLSNGNVTIPGQQDKDMFVETLEAMRIMGIPEDEQIGLLRVVSSVLQLGNISFKKERHSDQASMPDDTAAQKVSHLMGMNVTDFTRAILSPRIKVGRDYVQKAQTQEQAEFAVEALAKATYERMFRWLVMRINKALDKTKRQGASFIGILDIAGFEIFELNSFEQLCINYTNEKLQQLFNHTMFILEQEEYQREGIEWSFIDFGLDLQPCIDLIEKPASPPGILALLDEECWFPKATDKSFVEKVLQEQGTHPKFFKPKKLKDEADFCIIHYAGKVDYKADEWLMKNMDPLNDNVASLLNQSTDKFVSELWKDVDRIVGLDKVAGMSEMPGAFKTRKGMFRTVGQLYKEQLSKLMATLRNTNPNFVRCIIPNHEKKAGKLDPHLVLDQLRCNGVLEGIRICRQGFPNRIVFQEFRQRYEILTPNAIPKGFMDGKQACVLMIKALELDPNLYRIGQSKVFFRAGVLAHLEEERDMKITDVIISFQAWCRGYVARKAFAKRQQQLTAMRVIQRNCAAYLKLRNWQWWRLFTKVKPLLQVSRQEEEMQAKDEELNKVREKQVQAEKMLEEMEVKHQQLNAEKMALQEQLQAEMDLCAEADEMRNRLVAKKQELEEILHDLEARVEEEEERASHLQAEKKKMQQNITDLEQQLDEEEAARQKLQLERVTMEAKLKKIEEDVMVLDDQNNKLNKEKKLLEERISEFTTNLAEEEEKSKSLQKLKNKHEAMITDLEDRLRREEKMRQELEKNRRKLEGDSTELHDQIAELQAQIAELRAQLAKKEEELQDALARIEEEAAQKNLAQKKIRELEAQLSELQEDLELERAARTKAEKHRRDLGEELEALKTELEDTLDTTAAQEALRTKRETEVAQLKKNLEEEAKNHEQIVVELRQKHGQAFDELNEQLEQAKRNKASVDKVKQTLESERNELQIELQGLMQGKTESEHRRKKAEAQVQELQIKHAESEKQKAELMEKVSKLQAELDNVSSVLSEVEGKSIKAVKDCSAVESQLQDVQELLQEETRQKLSASTRMRQLEEEHNNLREQLEEEEEAKRNMEKQLITTQAQLADMRKKMEQEVCSLESAEEVKKRLQRDLEAVTQRMDERNLAYDKLDKTKTRLQQELDDLVVDQDHLRQIVSNLEKKQKKFDQMLAEEKAISARYAEERDRAEAEAREKETRALALTRELETLSDLKTELERANKALRTEMEDLVSSKDDVGKSVHELEKSKRGMEQQLEEMRTQLEELEDELQATEDAKLRLEVNMQAMKAQYERDLAGRDEMGEEKKRQLVKQVREMEMELEDERKQRSVAVAARKKMELDLKELEAAIDQANKNRDEALKQLKKLQAQMKDVLRELDEMRLSREEILAQSKENEKKVKSMEADMIQMQEELAAAERAKRQAQQERDELQDEINNQNSKNALTVEEKRRLEARIAQLEEELEEEQNSIELVNDRLKRAMLQSDQMNVELTAERSTAQRLEGARSQMERQNKEMKLKLTELEGAVKSKYKSSITALEAKIAQLEEQLDIETRERQAATKLVRRSEKKLKEVILQVDDERRNADQYKDQMEKLNSRMKQLKRQLEEAEEEAQRANANRRKLQRELEDATESADAMNREVSSLKSKLRRGDIPAFTMRRIVSRAGVESDEEPEAKTETPEPKPE, from the exons ATGTCGGCTGCAGATAAGTACCTGTACGTGGACCGCTCGGTGGTCAACAACCCGCTGGCGCAGGCCGACTGGGCCTCCAAGAAGCTGGTGTGGGTTCCGTCGGAGCGCCTGGGCTTCGAGGCCGGCTCGCTCAGGGAGGAGCATGGAgatgaggtggtggtggagctCGCCGACTCGGGCAAGAAGATCCGCATCAACAAGGACGACATCCAGAAGATGAACCCGCCCAAGTTCAACAAGGTGGAGGACATGGCCGAGCTGACCTGCCTGAATGAGGCGTCCGTGCTGCACAACCTGAAGGAGAGATACTACTCCGGCCTCATCTAC acgtaCTCAGGGCTGTTCTGCGTGGTGATCAACCCCTACAAGAACCTGCCCATTTACTCAGAGGAGATCGTAGATATGTACAAGGGCAAGAAGAGGCATGAGATGCCACCGCACATCTACGCCATCACAGACACGGCCTACAGGAGCATGAtgcagg ACCGTGAGGATCAGTCCATCCTGTGCAC ggGTGAGTCCGGCGCTGGGAAAACAGAGAACACCAAAAAGGTCATTCAGTATCTGGCCCATGTGGCTTCTTCTCACAAGACCAAGAAAGACCAG AGCAGCTCGGTCCTGTCACAT gGTGAGCTGGAGAAGCAGCTCCTGCAGGCTAACCCCATCCTTGAGGCCTTCGGAAATGCCAAAACGGTCAAGAACGACAACTCCTCGCGATTC GGAAAATTCATCCGGATCAACTTTGACGTTAACGGTTACATCGTCGGCGCCAACATCGAGACCT ACCTGCTGGAGAAATCCCGCGCCATCCGCCAGGCCAGAGAGGAGAGAACCTTCCACGTCTTCTACTACATGCTGACCGGAGCTGGAGACAAACTGCGCA atgaacTGTGTCTGGAGGGCTACAGCAAGTATCGCTTCCTCTCTAATGGAAACGTGACCATCCCTGGACAGCAGGACAAAGACATGTTCGTTGAAACCTTGGAGGCCATGCGCATCATGGGCATCCCTGAGGACGAGCAGATcg gtctGCTGCGTGTCGTCtcctctgtcctgcagctgGGGAACATCAGCTTTAAGAAGGAGCGTCACTCGGACCAAGCCTCCATGCCTGATGACACag cGGCTCAGAAGGTGTCCCACCTGATGGGCATGAACGTGACGGACTTCACCCGCGCCATCCTGAGCCCCCGCATCAAGGTGGGCCGGGACTACGTGCAGAAGGCGCAGACGCAGGAGCAGGCGGAGTTCGCCGTTGAGGCTCTGGCCAAAGCCACGTACGAGAGGATGTTCCGCTGGCTGGTCATGCGCATCAACAAAGCTCTGGACAAGACCAAGCGCCAGGGAGCGTCCTTCATCGGCATCCTGGACATCGCCGGTTTTGAGATCTTCGAG CTGAACTCCTTCGAGCAGCTGTGCATCAACTACACCAACGAGAAACTGCAGCAGCTCTTCAACCACACCATGTTCATCCTGGAGCAGGAGGAGTACCAGCGCGAGGGCATCGAGTGGAGCTTCATCGACTTCGGCCTCGACCTGCAGCCCTGCATCGACCTCATCGAGAAACCT GCGAGTCCTCCGGGGATCCTGGCCCTGCTGGATGAGGAGTGCTGGTTCCCCAAAGCCACAGACAAGAGCTTTGTGGAGAAGGTTCTGCAGGAGCAGGGCACACACCCCAAATTCTTCAAACCCAAGAAACTGAAGGACGAAGCTGATTTCTGCATCATCCACTACGCTGGAAAG GTGGACTACAAAGCTGACGAGTGGCTGATGAAGAACATGGACCCTCTGAACGATAACGTGGCCTCGCTGCTCAACCAGTCCACTGATAAGTTTGTGTCCGAGCTGTGGAAGGACG TGGACCGGATCGTGGGCCTGGATAAGGTGGCGGGAATGTCGGAGATGCCTGGAGCATTTAAGACCCGTAAGGGAATGTTCAGGACGGTGGGTCAGCTCTATAAGGAGCAGCTGTCCAAGCTGATGGCCACGCTGAGGAACACTAACCCCAACTTCGTCCGGTGCATCATCCCAAACCACGAGAAGAAG GCGGGTAAACTGGACCCTCACCTGGTTCTGGACCAGCTCAGGTGTAACGGTGTGTTGGAGGGGATCCGTATCTGCAGACAGGGCTTCCCTAACCGCATCGTCTTCCAGGAGTTCAGACAGAG GTACGAGATCCTCACCCCCAACGCCATCCCCAAGGGCTTCATGGACGGCAAACAGGCCTGTGTGCTGATG ATCAAAGCTCTGGAGCTGGACCCGAACCTGTACCGAATCGGACAGAGCAAGGTGTTCTTCCGTGCCGGAGTCCTGGCTCACCTGGAGGAGGAGCGTGATATGAAGATCACTGACGTCATCATCAGCTTCCAGGCCTGGTGCCGTGGCTACGTCGCCCGAAA GGCGTTTGCTAAGAGGCAGCAGCAGCTGACAGCCATGAGAGTGATCCAGAGGAACTGTGCTGCTTACCTGAAGCTCAGGAACTGGCAGTGGTGGAGACTCTTCACTAAG GTGAAGCCTCTGCTCCAGGTGAGCCGCCAGGAGGAGGAGATGCAGGCCAAAGACGAGGAGCTGAACAAAGTCCGCGAGAAACAGGTGCAGGCTGAGAAAATgctggaggagatggaggtCAAACACcagcag CTGAACGCGGAGAAGATGGCTCTACAGGAGCAGCTGCAGGCTGAGATGGACCTCTGCGCCGAAGCGGATGAGATGAGGAACCGGCTGGTGGCCAAGAAGCAGGAGCTGGAGGAGATCCTGCATGACCTGGAGGCTCGagttgaggaggaggaggagagagccAGTCACCTTCAggcagagaagaagaagatgcaGCAGAACATCACG GATCTGGAGCAGCAGCTGGACGAGGAGGAGGCGGCTCGGCAGAAGCTGCAGTTGGAGCGCGTCACCATGGAGGCCAAGCTGAAGAAGATCGAGGAGGACGTCATGGTGCTGGACGACCAGAACAACAAGCTAAACAAG GAGAAGAAGCTGTTGGAGGAGAGGATCAGCGAGTTCACCACCAACCTGgccgaggaggaggagaagtccAAGAGCCTGCAGAAGCTGAAGAACAAACACGAGGCCATGATCACAGACCTGGAGG atcgTCTACGCCGGGAGGAGAAAATGAGGCAGGAGCTGGAGAAGAACCGCAGGAAGTTGGAGGGCGACTCCACCGAGCTTCACGATCAGATCGCTGAACTCCAGGCCCAGATCGCCGAGCTCCGAGCTCAGCTCGCcaagaaggaggaggagcttcAGGACGCTCTGGCCAG GATCGAGGAAGAGGCGGCGCAGAAGAACCTGGCCCAGAAGAAGATCCGTGAGCTGGAGGCACAGCTGAGCGAGCTGCAGGAAGACCTGGAGCTGGAACGAGCTGCCCGCACCAAGGCCGAGAAACACCGCCGTGACCTGGGAGAGGAGCTGGAGGCCCTGAAGACAGAGCTGGAGGACACACTGGACACCACTGCTGCTCAGGAGGCACTCAG gacgAAGCGTGAGACAGAGGTGGCACAGCTGAAGAAGAATCTGGAGGAGGAAGCTAAGAACCACGAGCAGATTGTGGTAGAATTGAGACAGAAACATGGCCAGGCTTTCGATGAGCTCAATGAGCAGCTGGAGCAGGCCAagagg aacaagGCATCAGTGGACAAGGTGAAGCAGACCCTGGAGTCGGAGCGTAACGAGCTGCAGATCGAGCTGCAGGGGCTGATGCAGGGTAAGACCGAGTCGGAGCACCGCAGGAAGAAGGCTGAGGCTCAGGTGCAGGAGCTGCAGATCAAACATGCTGAGAGCGAGAAGCAGAAAGCAGAGCTGATGGAGAAAGTCTCCaagctgcag GCGGAGCTCGATAACGTCAGCAGCGTGTTGAGTGAAGTGGAGGGAAAATCTATCAAAGCAGTCAAAGACTGCTCAGCTGTGGAGTCCCAACTGCAGGATGTCCAG GAGCTGCTCCAGGAGGAGACTCGTCAGAAACTGTCTGCCAGCACACGGATGAGGCAGCTGGAGGAGGAACATAACAACCTGAGGGAAcagctggaggaagaggaggaggccAAGAGGAACATGGAGAAACAGTTGATCACAACTCAGGCCcag CTGgctgatatgaggaagaagatGGAGCAGGAGGTGTGTTCTCTGGAGAGTGCAGAGGAGGTGAAGAAGCGCCTGCAGCGCGACCTGGAGGCCGTCACTCAGCGCATGGATGAGAGGAACCTGGCCTACGACAAATTGGACAAGACCAAGACCCGTCTGCAGCAGGAGCTGGATGACCTGGTGGTGGACCAGGACCATCTGAGGCAGATCGTCTCCAACCtggagaagaagcagaagaagtttGACCAG atgttggcGGAGGAGAAGGCTATCTCTGCTCGCTATGCTGAGGAGCGTGACCGGGCTGAAGCCGAGGCTCGGGAGAAGGAGACGCGCGCCCTGGCTCTGACCCGTGAGCTCGAGACCCTGTCAGACCTGAAGACTGAACTGGAGCGAGCCAACAAGGCTCTCAGGACCGAGATGGAGGACCTCGTCTCCTCCAAGGACGACGTCGGCAAGAGC GTGCACGAGCTGGAGAAGTCGAAGCGTGGCATGGAGCAGCAGCTGGAGGAGATGCGCACACAgctggaggagctggaggacGAGCTGCAGGCCACCGAGGACGCCAAGCTGAGACTGGAGGTCAACATGCAGGCCATGAAGGCTCAGTACGAGAGAGACCTGGCTGGCCGAGACGAGATgggagaggagaagaagaggcaGCTCGTCAAACAG gtgagagagatggagatggagctgGAAGACGAGAGGAAGCAGCGCTCGGTTGCCGTGGCTGCGCGTAAGAAGATGGAGCTGGACCTGAAGGAGCTGGAGGCCGCCATCGACCAGGCCAACAAGAACCGAGACGAGGCCCTCAAACAGCTCAAGAAGCTTCAG gctcagATGAAGGATGTGCTGCGGGAGCTGGATGAGATGCGTCTCTCCAGAGAGGAGATTCTGGCGCAGAGCAAAGAGAACGAGAAGAAGGTCAAGAGCATGGAGGCAGACATGATCCAAATGCAGGAg gagctggCTGCAGCAGAGCGGGCAAAGAGACAGGCTCAGCAGGAGAGAGACGAGCTGCAGGATGAGATCAACAACCAGAACAGCAAGAa CGCTCTGACGGTGGAGGAGAAGAGACGTCTGGAGGCTCGCATCgctcagctggaggaggagctggaggaggaaCAGAACAGCATCGAGCTGGTCAACGATCGCCTCAAGAGAGCCATGCTGCAG tcggACCAGATGAACGTGGAACTGACGGCCGAGCGCAGCACTGCCCAGCGCCTGGAGGGGGCTCGCTCACAGATGGAGCGCCAGAACAAGGAGATGAAGCTGAAGCTGACGGAGCTGGAAGGAGCAGTGAAGAGCAAATACAAGTCCTCCATCACCGCCCTGGAGGCCAAAATCGCACAGCTCGAAGAACAGCTGGACATTGAGACCAG agaGAGGCAGGCAGCCACCAAACTGGTGCGTCGTTCAGAGAAGAAGCTGAAGGAAGTCATCCTGCAAGTGGATGATGAGAGACGTAACGCTGACCAGTACAAAGACCAG ATGGAGAAGCTGAACAGCCGTATGAAGCAGCTGAAGAGGCAGCTGGAGGAGGCCGAGGAGGAGGCACAGAGAGCCAACGCCAACCGCAGGAAGCTGCAGAGAGAGCTGGAGGACGCCACCGAGTCGGCTGACGCCATGAACCGCGAGGTCTCCTCACTGAAGAGCAAGCTGAG
- the LOC131362716 gene encoding myosin-9-like isoform X4, with amino-acid sequence MMQDREDQSILCTGESGAGKTENTKKVIQYLAHVASSHKTKKDQSSSVLSHGELEKQLLQANPILEAFGNAKTVKNDNSSRFGKFIRINFDVNGYIVGANIETYLLEKSRAIRQAREERTFHVFYYMLTGAGDKLRNELCLEGYSKYRFLSNGNVTIPGQQDKDMFVETLEAMRIMGIPEDEQIGLLRVVSSVLQLGNISFKKERHSDQASMPDDTAAQKVSHLMGMNVTDFTRAILSPRIKVGRDYVQKAQTQEQAEFAVEALAKATYERMFRWLVMRINKALDKTKRQGASFIGILDIAGFEIFELNSFEQLCINYTNEKLQQLFNHTMFILEQEEYQREGIEWSFIDFGLDLQPCIDLIEKPASPPGILALLDEECWFPKATDKSFVEKVLQEQGTHPKFFKPKKLKDEADFCIIHYAGKVDYKADEWLMKNMDPLNDNVASLLNQSTDKFVSELWKDVDRIVGLDKVAGMSEMPGAFKTRKGMFRTVGQLYKEQLSKLMATLRNTNPNFVRCIIPNHEKKAGKLDPHLVLDQLRCNGVLEGIRICRQGFPNRIVFQEFRQRYEILTPNAIPKGFMDGKQACVLMIKALELDPNLYRIGQSKVFFRAGVLAHLEEERDMKITDVIISFQAWCRGYVARKAFAKRQQQLTAMRVIQRNCAAYLKLRNWQWWRLFTKVKPLLQVSRQEEEMQAKDEELNKVREKQVQAEKMLEEMEVKHQQLNAEKMALQEQLQAEMDLCAEADEMRNRLVAKKQELEEILHDLEARVEEEEERASHLQAEKKKMQQNITDLEQQLDEEEAARQKLQLERVTMEAKLKKIEEDVMVLDDQNNKLNKEKKLLEERISEFTTNLAEEEEKSKSLQKLKNKHEAMITDLEDRLRREEKMRQELEKNRRKLEGDSTELHDQIAELQAQIAELRAQLAKKEEELQDALARIEEEAAQKNLAQKKIRELEAQLSELQEDLELERAARTKAEKHRRDLGEELEALKTELEDTLDTTAAQEALRTKRETEVAQLKKNLEEEAKNHEQIVVELRQKHGQAFDELNEQLEQAKRNKASVDKVKQTLESERNELQIELQGLMQGKTESEHRRKKAEAQVQELQIKHAESEKQKAELMEKVSKLQAELDNVSSVLSEVEGKSIKAVKDCSAVESQLQDVQELLQEETRQKLSASTRMRQLEEEHNNLREQLEEEEEAKRNMEKQLITTQAQLADMRKKMEQEVCSLESAEEVKKRLQRDLEAVTQRMDERNLAYDKLDKTKTRLQQELDDLVVDQDHLRQIVSNLEKKQKKFDQMLAEEKAISARYAEERDRAEAEAREKETRALALTRELETLSDLKTELERANKALRTEMEDLVSSKDDVGKSVHELEKSKRGMEQQLEEMRTQLEELEDELQATEDAKLRLEVNMQAMKAQYERDLAGRDEMGEEKKRQLVKQVREMEMELEDERKQRSVAVAARKKMELDLKELEAAIDQANKNRDEALKQLKKLQAQMKDVLRELDEMRLSREEILAQSKENEKKVKSMEADMIQMQEELAAAERAKRQAQQERDELQDEINNQNSKNALTVEEKRRLEARIAQLEEELEEEQNSIELVNDRLKRAMLQSDQMNVELTAERSTAQRLEGARSQMERQNKEMKLKLTELEGAVKSKYKSSITALEAKIAQLEEQLDIETRERQAATKLVRRSEKKLKEVILQVDDERRNADQYKDQMEKLNSRMKQLKRQLEEAEEEAQRANANRRKLQRELEDATESADAMNREVSSLKSKLRRGDIPAFTMRRIVSRAGVESDEEPEAKTETPEPKPE; translated from the exons ATGAtgcagg ACCGTGAGGATCAGTCCATCCTGTGCAC ggGTGAGTCCGGCGCTGGGAAAACAGAGAACACCAAAAAGGTCATTCAGTATCTGGCCCATGTGGCTTCTTCTCACAAGACCAAGAAAGACCAG AGCAGCTCGGTCCTGTCACAT gGTGAGCTGGAGAAGCAGCTCCTGCAGGCTAACCCCATCCTTGAGGCCTTCGGAAATGCCAAAACGGTCAAGAACGACAACTCCTCGCGATTC GGAAAATTCATCCGGATCAACTTTGACGTTAACGGTTACATCGTCGGCGCCAACATCGAGACCT ACCTGCTGGAGAAATCCCGCGCCATCCGCCAGGCCAGAGAGGAGAGAACCTTCCACGTCTTCTACTACATGCTGACCGGAGCTGGAGACAAACTGCGCA atgaacTGTGTCTGGAGGGCTACAGCAAGTATCGCTTCCTCTCTAATGGAAACGTGACCATCCCTGGACAGCAGGACAAAGACATGTTCGTTGAAACCTTGGAGGCCATGCGCATCATGGGCATCCCTGAGGACGAGCAGATcg gtctGCTGCGTGTCGTCtcctctgtcctgcagctgGGGAACATCAGCTTTAAGAAGGAGCGTCACTCGGACCAAGCCTCCATGCCTGATGACACag cGGCTCAGAAGGTGTCCCACCTGATGGGCATGAACGTGACGGACTTCACCCGCGCCATCCTGAGCCCCCGCATCAAGGTGGGCCGGGACTACGTGCAGAAGGCGCAGACGCAGGAGCAGGCGGAGTTCGCCGTTGAGGCTCTGGCCAAAGCCACGTACGAGAGGATGTTCCGCTGGCTGGTCATGCGCATCAACAAAGCTCTGGACAAGACCAAGCGCCAGGGAGCGTCCTTCATCGGCATCCTGGACATCGCCGGTTTTGAGATCTTCGAG CTGAACTCCTTCGAGCAGCTGTGCATCAACTACACCAACGAGAAACTGCAGCAGCTCTTCAACCACACCATGTTCATCCTGGAGCAGGAGGAGTACCAGCGCGAGGGCATCGAGTGGAGCTTCATCGACTTCGGCCTCGACCTGCAGCCCTGCATCGACCTCATCGAGAAACCT GCGAGTCCTCCGGGGATCCTGGCCCTGCTGGATGAGGAGTGCTGGTTCCCCAAAGCCACAGACAAGAGCTTTGTGGAGAAGGTTCTGCAGGAGCAGGGCACACACCCCAAATTCTTCAAACCCAAGAAACTGAAGGACGAAGCTGATTTCTGCATCATCCACTACGCTGGAAAG GTGGACTACAAAGCTGACGAGTGGCTGATGAAGAACATGGACCCTCTGAACGATAACGTGGCCTCGCTGCTCAACCAGTCCACTGATAAGTTTGTGTCCGAGCTGTGGAAGGACG TGGACCGGATCGTGGGCCTGGATAAGGTGGCGGGAATGTCGGAGATGCCTGGAGCATTTAAGACCCGTAAGGGAATGTTCAGGACGGTGGGTCAGCTCTATAAGGAGCAGCTGTCCAAGCTGATGGCCACGCTGAGGAACACTAACCCCAACTTCGTCCGGTGCATCATCCCAAACCACGAGAAGAAG GCGGGTAAACTGGACCCTCACCTGGTTCTGGACCAGCTCAGGTGTAACGGTGTGTTGGAGGGGATCCGTATCTGCAGACAGGGCTTCCCTAACCGCATCGTCTTCCAGGAGTTCAGACAGAG GTACGAGATCCTCACCCCCAACGCCATCCCCAAGGGCTTCATGGACGGCAAACAGGCCTGTGTGCTGATG ATCAAAGCTCTGGAGCTGGACCCGAACCTGTACCGAATCGGACAGAGCAAGGTGTTCTTCCGTGCCGGAGTCCTGGCTCACCTGGAGGAGGAGCGTGATATGAAGATCACTGACGTCATCATCAGCTTCCAGGCCTGGTGCCGTGGCTACGTCGCCCGAAA GGCGTTTGCTAAGAGGCAGCAGCAGCTGACAGCCATGAGAGTGATCCAGAGGAACTGTGCTGCTTACCTGAAGCTCAGGAACTGGCAGTGGTGGAGACTCTTCACTAAG GTGAAGCCTCTGCTCCAGGTGAGCCGCCAGGAGGAGGAGATGCAGGCCAAAGACGAGGAGCTGAACAAAGTCCGCGAGAAACAGGTGCAGGCTGAGAAAATgctggaggagatggaggtCAAACACcagcag CTGAACGCGGAGAAGATGGCTCTACAGGAGCAGCTGCAGGCTGAGATGGACCTCTGCGCCGAAGCGGATGAGATGAGGAACCGGCTGGTGGCCAAGAAGCAGGAGCTGGAGGAGATCCTGCATGACCTGGAGGCTCGagttgaggaggaggaggagagagccAGTCACCTTCAggcagagaagaagaagatgcaGCAGAACATCACG GATCTGGAGCAGCAGCTGGACGAGGAGGAGGCGGCTCGGCAGAAGCTGCAGTTGGAGCGCGTCACCATGGAGGCCAAGCTGAAGAAGATCGAGGAGGACGTCATGGTGCTGGACGACCAGAACAACAAGCTAAACAAG GAGAAGAAGCTGTTGGAGGAGAGGATCAGCGAGTTCACCACCAACCTGgccgaggaggaggagaagtccAAGAGCCTGCAGAAGCTGAAGAACAAACACGAGGCCATGATCACAGACCTGGAGG atcgTCTACGCCGGGAGGAGAAAATGAGGCAGGAGCTGGAGAAGAACCGCAGGAAGTTGGAGGGCGACTCCACCGAGCTTCACGATCAGATCGCTGAACTCCAGGCCCAGATCGCCGAGCTCCGAGCTCAGCTCGCcaagaaggaggaggagcttcAGGACGCTCTGGCCAG GATCGAGGAAGAGGCGGCGCAGAAGAACCTGGCCCAGAAGAAGATCCGTGAGCTGGAGGCACAGCTGAGCGAGCTGCAGGAAGACCTGGAGCTGGAACGAGCTGCCCGCACCAAGGCCGAGAAACACCGCCGTGACCTGGGAGAGGAGCTGGAGGCCCTGAAGACAGAGCTGGAGGACACACTGGACACCACTGCTGCTCAGGAGGCACTCAG gacgAAGCGTGAGACAGAGGTGGCACAGCTGAAGAAGAATCTGGAGGAGGAAGCTAAGAACCACGAGCAGATTGTGGTAGAATTGAGACAGAAACATGGCCAGGCTTTCGATGAGCTCAATGAGCAGCTGGAGCAGGCCAagagg aacaagGCATCAGTGGACAAGGTGAAGCAGACCCTGGAGTCGGAGCGTAACGAGCTGCAGATCGAGCTGCAGGGGCTGATGCAGGGTAAGACCGAGTCGGAGCACCGCAGGAAGAAGGCTGAGGCTCAGGTGCAGGAGCTGCAGATCAAACATGCTGAGAGCGAGAAGCAGAAAGCAGAGCTGATGGAGAAAGTCTCCaagctgcag GCGGAGCTCGATAACGTCAGCAGCGTGTTGAGTGAAGTGGAGGGAAAATCTATCAAAGCAGTCAAAGACTGCTCAGCTGTGGAGTCCCAACTGCAGGATGTCCAG GAGCTGCTCCAGGAGGAGACTCGTCAGAAACTGTCTGCCAGCACACGGATGAGGCAGCTGGAGGAGGAACATAACAACCTGAGGGAAcagctggaggaagaggaggaggccAAGAGGAACATGGAGAAACAGTTGATCACAACTCAGGCCcag CTGgctgatatgaggaagaagatGGAGCAGGAGGTGTGTTCTCTGGAGAGTGCAGAGGAGGTGAAGAAGCGCCTGCAGCGCGACCTGGAGGCCGTCACTCAGCGCATGGATGAGAGGAACCTGGCCTACGACAAATTGGACAAGACCAAGACCCGTCTGCAGCAGGAGCTGGATGACCTGGTGGTGGACCAGGACCATCTGAGGCAGATCGTCTCCAACCtggagaagaagcagaagaagtttGACCAG atgttggcGGAGGAGAAGGCTATCTCTGCTCGCTATGCTGAGGAGCGTGACCGGGCTGAAGCCGAGGCTCGGGAGAAGGAGACGCGCGCCCTGGCTCTGACCCGTGAGCTCGAGACCCTGTCAGACCTGAAGACTGAACTGGAGCGAGCCAACAAGGCTCTCAGGACCGAGATGGAGGACCTCGTCTCCTCCAAGGACGACGTCGGCAAGAGC GTGCACGAGCTGGAGAAGTCGAAGCGTGGCATGGAGCAGCAGCTGGAGGAGATGCGCACACAgctggaggagctggaggacGAGCTGCAGGCCACCGAGGACGCCAAGCTGAGACTGGAGGTCAACATGCAGGCCATGAAGGCTCAGTACGAGAGAGACCTGGCTGGCCGAGACGAGATgggagaggagaagaagaggcaGCTCGTCAAACAG gtgagagagatggagatggagctgGAAGACGAGAGGAAGCAGCGCTCGGTTGCCGTGGCTGCGCGTAAGAAGATGGAGCTGGACCTGAAGGAGCTGGAGGCCGCCATCGACCAGGCCAACAAGAACCGAGACGAGGCCCTCAAACAGCTCAAGAAGCTTCAG gctcagATGAAGGATGTGCTGCGGGAGCTGGATGAGATGCGTCTCTCCAGAGAGGAGATTCTGGCGCAGAGCAAAGAGAACGAGAAGAAGGTCAAGAGCATGGAGGCAGACATGATCCAAATGCAGGAg gagctggCTGCAGCAGAGCGGGCAAAGAGACAGGCTCAGCAGGAGAGAGACGAGCTGCAGGATGAGATCAACAACCAGAACAGCAAGAa CGCTCTGACGGTGGAGGAGAAGAGACGTCTGGAGGCTCGCATCgctcagctggaggaggagctggaggaggaaCAGAACAGCATCGAGCTGGTCAACGATCGCCTCAAGAGAGCCATGCTGCAG tcggACCAGATGAACGTGGAACTGACGGCCGAGCGCAGCACTGCCCAGCGCCTGGAGGGGGCTCGCTCACAGATGGAGCGCCAGAACAAGGAGATGAAGCTGAAGCTGACGGAGCTGGAAGGAGCAGTGAAGAGCAAATACAAGTCCTCCATCACCGCCCTGGAGGCCAAAATCGCACAGCTCGAAGAACAGCTGGACATTGAGACCAG agaGAGGCAGGCAGCCACCAAACTGGTGCGTCGTTCAGAGAAGAAGCTGAAGGAAGTCATCCTGCAAGTGGATGATGAGAGACGTAACGCTGACCAGTACAAAGACCAG ATGGAGAAGCTGAACAGCCGTATGAAGCAGCTGAAGAGGCAGCTGGAGGAGGCCGAGGAGGAGGCACAGAGAGCCAACGCCAACCGCAGGAAGCTGCAGAGAGAGCTGGAGGACGCCACCGAGTCGGCTGACGCCATGAACCGCGAGGTCTCCTCACTGAAGAGCAAGCTGAG